The following are encoded together in the Pleurocapsa sp. FMAR1 genome:
- a CDS encoding vitamin K epoxide reductase family protein, with translation MRRRRSLPWIYRWSRPLIGAVAIAGTVLTAFLTVKKLTGATLECGINSAGGGCGGVLNSPYAEVFGLPLSLFGCLAYISMAAFALVPLAISYDKQKNRKKQLESLTWWLLLAGSIAMAVFSGYLMYILATELKTVCPYCIGSAAFSLSLLVLTITGRDWEDIGQILFTAAIVALLTIVVTLGIYANVNPSIAQADSSPSEVVDPQDGKIVIPEPMGAPTPPKGWEITTVSGEAEIALANHLKSTDVKMYGAFWCPHCYQQKELFGKEAFAEIDYVECDPQGKNPQRDTCIAKGIQSFPTWEIDGQLYPGTKELDEFAKLSKYEGEKNFKYKL, from the coding sequence ATGCGCCGTAGACGTTCTTTACCCTGGATATATCGCTGGTCACGTCCTTTAATTGGGGCAGTAGCCATTGCAGGAACAGTTTTAACTGCTTTTTTAACGGTCAAAAAGCTGACTGGAGCCACCTTGGAATGTGGCATAAACTCTGCTGGTGGTGGTTGCGGAGGTGTCTTAAATAGTCCTTACGCCGAAGTATTTGGATTGCCTTTAAGTTTGTTTGGTTGTTTGGCATATATTTCCATGGCAGCTTTTGCTCTTGTTCCCTTAGCAATTAGTTATGACAAACAGAAAAACCGTAAAAAGCAGCTAGAAAGCCTCACCTGGTGGTTATTGTTAGCAGGCAGTATTGCTATGGCAGTATTTAGTGGCTATTTGATGTATATTCTTGCCACAGAATTAAAGACAGTTTGTCCTTACTGTATTGGTTCGGCAGCATTTTCTCTAAGTCTATTAGTTTTGACTATCACAGGTAGAGACTGGGAAGATATAGGACAAATATTATTTACGGCAGCCATAGTGGCATTGCTTACTATAGTTGTCACTTTGGGAATTTATGCTAACGTTAATCCCTCCATTGCTCAAGCAGATAGCTCTCCATCAGAAGTAGTCGATCCCCAAGATGGCAAGATTGTTATTCCTGAACCTATGGGAGCTCCTACACCACCTAAAGGCTGGGAAATTACTACTGTTTCTGGAGAGGCGGAAATTGCTTTGGCTAATCATTTAAAATCCACTGATGTCAAGATGTATGGAGCGTTTTGGTGTCCTCATTGCTACCAACAAAAGGAATTATTTGGTAAAGAAGCGTTTGCCGAAATTGATTATGTTGAATGCGATCCCCAGGGAAAAAATCCGCAGCGAGATACTTGTATAGCCAAAGGCATTCAGTCTTTTCCTACTTGGGAAATTGACGGTCAACTTTACCCAGGCACAAAGGAACTAGACGAATTTGCCAAACTATCTAAATATGAAGGCGAGAAGAACTTCAAATACAAGCTGTAA
- a CDS encoding GNAT family N-acetyltransferase — protein MKIRLFQSEDTEQIAQLFYDTVRHINIQDYSKEQVEAWSPDNICFRNWLEICSSRFTYVAEQDNKIIGFGELEASGHIDRFYSHHKYQRQGVGNKIYKAIENKALELNLTRLFTEASITAQPFFIKQGFSVVKEQQVACREETFKNYLMEKQLTTKSF, from the coding sequence ATGAAAATTAGATTATTTCAATCAGAAGATACAGAACAAATAGCTCAACTATTTTACGATACGGTTAGACATATAAATATTCAAGACTATTCTAAAGAACAGGTTGAGGCTTGGTCACCTGATAATATTTGTTTCAGAAATTGGCTGGAAATATGTTCGAGCAGATTTACCTATGTGGCTGAACAAGATAATAAAATAATTGGTTTTGGCGAATTGGAAGCAAGTGGTCATATTGATCGTTTCTATTCTCATCACAAGTATCAACGTCAAGGAGTCGGCAACAAAATATATAAAGCCATAGAAAACAAAGCTTTAGAGTTAAATTTAACTCGTTTATTTACTGAAGCTAGCATTACCGCTCAACCATTTTTCATTAAGCAAGGATTTTCAGTTGTCAAAGAACAACAGGTAGCTTGTAGAGAAGAAACTTTTAAGAATTATTTGATGGAAAAGCAACTAACTACTAAGTCGTTTTGA
- a CDS encoding DUF5615 family PIN-like protein: MSGRIKFHLDENVSNAIANGLRRRGIDVTTTSEVGLISASDEEQMAFAFIEERVVFTQDDDFLKLHQAGISHCGITYCRQRSRNIGEIINTLALIWEWVELDDIEGRVEFI; the protein is encoded by the coding sequence ATGTCAGGCAGGATTAAGTTTCATCTGGATGAAAACGTAAGTAATGCAATCGCCAACGGATTAAGACGAAGAGGAATTGATGTTACTACAACTTCAGAAGTAGGTTTGATTAGTGCATCCGATGAAGAACAAATGGCATTTGCATTTATCGAAGAAAGAGTCGTTTTTACTCAAGATGATGACTTTTTGAAGTTGCATCAAGCTGGCATTTCTCATTGTGGAATTACATATTGTCGTCAAAGAAGTCGAAATATTGGCGAAATTATTAATACTTTAGCTTTAATTTGGGAATGGGTAGAATTAGATGATATTGAAGGGAGAGTAGAATTTATTTAG
- a CDS encoding DUF433 domain-containing protein has protein sequence MSPTSVTQHIEITPGVCDGKPRIAGHRIRVQDIVIWHEMMSLSADEIIDHHPSITLADVYAALSYYYDHLEEIRQNIRDSETFAQELAAKTPSILRGKLKERNVRQD, from the coding sequence GTGTCTCCAACATCAGTAACTCAACACATTGAAATTACCCCTGGAGTGTGTGATGGAAAGCCTCGTATTGCTGGGCATCGCATTAGAGTGCAAGATATAGTTATTTGGCATGAAATGATGAGTCTTTCTGCCGATGAAATTATTGATCATCATCCCAGTATCACTCTAGCTGACGTATACGCTGCATTATCTTACTATTACGACCATCTAGAAGAAATTAGACAAAATATCAGAGACAGTGAAACTTTTGCTCAGGAGTTAGCAGCAAAAACACCTTCTATCCTTCGAGGTAAATTGAAAGAGCGAAATGTCAGGCAGGATTAA
- the cruG gene encoding 2'-O-glycosyltransferase CruG gives MGILLSQIVATAILLSRLLKGAKRRSPLLPQLANPDLIGKVSVVVPTLNEAERITPCLEGLTLQTYELREIIVVDSNSQDGTQDLVKAEEKKDPRFRLITDDPLPPGWIGRPWALHTGYLHTSRHSEWFLGIDADTQPQPGLIPSLLNAAEAEGYDMVSLAPQFVLQYRGEWFLQPALLMTLLYRFDSAGVDAASSSRVMANGQCFLCRRSVLAKLDGYTTAAGSFCDDVTLARNIAAAGYKVGFFDGSKVIKVKMYEGAKETWNEWGRSLDLKDAASNAQVWGDVLFLLFVQALPLPMLFLNLYLLSSGINYPVVIALLSINTFLVLMRWGMLIAIAPSYSGSSFFFWLSPFADSLAVLRIFLSSLKKPTKWRGRTY, from the coding sequence TTGGGGATTTTATTATCTCAAATAGTAGCTACCGCAATTTTATTATCTCGCTTACTCAAGGGTGCCAAAAGGCGATCGCCTTTACTACCTCAGTTGGCTAACCCTGATTTAATAGGTAAGGTAAGCGTTGTTGTGCCTACGCTCAATGAAGCCGAACGCATTACTCCTTGCTTAGAAGGTTTGACTCTTCAAACTTATGAACTTCGAGAAATCATTGTAGTTGATAGCAATTCCCAAGATGGCACTCAGGATCTAGTCAAAGCAGAGGAAAAAAAAGATCCTCGATTTCGCCTAATTACCGACGATCCTTTGCCTCCTGGCTGGATTGGTCGTCCTTGGGCTTTACACACAGGCTATTTACACACTTCGCGCCACAGTGAATGGTTTTTAGGCATAGATGCAGATACTCAACCTCAGCCTGGTTTAATTCCTAGTTTGCTTAATGCTGCTGAGGCAGAAGGCTACGACATGGTATCTCTGGCACCGCAATTTGTGCTGCAATACAGGGGTGAATGGTTTTTACAGCCAGCCTTGCTGATGACTTTGTTGTATCGCTTTGATTCGGCTGGGGTAGATGCAGCTAGCTCTAGTAGAGTCATGGCAAATGGGCAGTGTTTTTTATGTCGTCGTTCAGTTTTGGCAAAACTAGATGGCTATACGACTGCTGCTGGCTCTTTTTGTGATGATGTGACCTTAGCTAGAAATATTGCTGCTGCGGGTTATAAAGTGGGCTTTTTTGATGGCTCAAAAGTAATTAAGGTCAAAATGTACGAAGGCGCAAAAGAAACCTGGAATGAATGGGGGCGATCGCTCGATCTTAAAGACGCAGCCTCAAATGCCCAGGTATGGGGTGATGTGTTGTTTCTCTTGTTTGTACAGGCTTTACCTTTACCGATGCTATTTCTGAACTTATATCTTCTTAGCTCAGGCATTAATTATCCCGTCGTCATTGCCTTACTTAGCATAAATACTTTCTTAGTTTTGATGCGCTGGGGAATGTTGATCGCGATTGCACCTTCCTATTCTGGTTCGTCTTTCTTCTTTTGGCTATCTCCTTTTGCCGATTCCCTTGCCGTGTTGCGAATATTTTTATCTTCCTTGAAAAAGCCAACAAAATGGCGTGGTCGAACCTACTAA
- the cruF gene encoding gamma-carotene 1'-hydroxylase CruF, with the protein MKRVSSTENYLLVSHILAMAFGLAGIILVLPNPNFLAKLGEFEWGLTIFGWSMAGGGVAYMVLATAAVALYAYRTLGLWHWLSFMIPAIALSLGSELLGTSTGFPFGEYRYLSGLGYKIAGLVPFTIPLSWFYLGFSAYIIALAGLSRLDIKNWVCQLGAIICGALCLTSWDFVLDPAMSQAPIPFWVWDQPGAFFGMPYQNFAGWMGTGIIFMTVAALLWRVKPFTLPNNDLKLPLAIYLANFTFATVLSLAAGFYVPVLLGFVLGILPLIILYGIATNPSAASADNALATNN; encoded by the coding sequence ATGAAACGAGTATCCAGTACCGAAAATTATTTATTAGTTAGTCATATTTTGGCGATGGCTTTTGGTTTGGCAGGAATTATTTTAGTGTTGCCCAATCCTAATTTTTTGGCAAAGTTAGGCGAGTTTGAATGGGGTCTGACAATTTTTGGCTGGTCTATGGCTGGTGGTGGTGTAGCCTATATGGTGCTTGCTACGGCTGCCGTGGCTCTTTATGCTTATCGCACTTTAGGATTGTGGCATTGGTTAAGCTTTATGATTCCTGCGATCGCTTTATCATTAGGAAGCGAGCTTTTAGGTACTAGTACAGGCTTTCCTTTTGGCGAATATCGTTATCTTAGCGGTTTAGGCTATAAAATTGCGGGTTTGGTGCCGTTTACCATCCCCTTATCTTGGTTTTATTTGGGTTTTAGTGCTTACATTATTGCCTTAGCTGGCTTAAGCAGATTAGATATTAAAAACTGGGTCTGCCAGTTGGGAGCAATTATTTGCGGTGCCTTATGCTTAACATCCTGGGATTTTGTCCTCGATCCTGCCATGAGTCAAGCACCTATTCCTTTTTGGGTATGGGATCAACCAGGAGCATTTTTTGGGATGCCCTATCAGAACTTTGCAGGCTGGATGGGTACAGGAATTATTTTTATGACGGTGGCTGCTTTACTTTGGAGAGTAAAACCTTTTACCTTGCCCAATAATGATCTAAAGTTACCCTTAGCGATTTACTTGGCAAACTTCACTTTTGCTACGGTTTTGAGTTTGGCAGCAGGATTTTATGTACCTGTACTACTAGGGTTTGTCTTGGGTATCTTGCCTCTAATAATTTTATATGGAATAGCAACCAACCCCTCGGCAGCTTCTGCCGACAATGCACTAGCAACTAATAACTAA